The genomic window CTCTTACTGTCGGGGACGGCAGCGACTGTTGACGAGCCTGCTTCAGCGGCACGGCGGGGTGGTGGACATCGGGCTTCGCGTCACTCGACGGCGAGGCCGGTACGCTCAACGACACAGAGAAAGGTGTCTTGATCGTCATACCGCCGCCGACATCAGCCGAGAAAGCGTGTCCTTCCGGCGACGGAGCGCACCTCGGCTCGCCGTTCATCCGGACATCGATTTTCTCCATGGGCGCCATGCATGAACCTCGACAGACTCTCCTGAAAGTGGCAACGATATGAACCTTGAATCTGAGGTTCATCGCAGCGAGCTAATGTATATATATACGCGCGCGCGGCTGATTGATCTTCCTGGCATGCAACATGCAAGTGGCGGGCCAGCGGGATGATGCACGTGGACGGGGAACACGAAGGTACGTTCCACCGGCCGCATGCACCAGCTGCACGCACGGCACGTACCCCAAGAAGGCCAGCTCGCTACAGCAGCAGCGGTCGCGCCGAATTCTTCCATGGTCGTTGAATTGCCACGTCGCCGCGCGCCGACTACCCCCGTCTTCGTCTTCACCCGACCCGACGACCGAGGAGACGGCCGGGAAGACACTGTTTGCCCCTGGCCACGTAGTATGCACGTGATCGATCGATGAGGAGCTCGACCATGTTTGGTTGTGTGCGCGGTGGCGTGCATGCATGATTCAAGTGTCGAAAAGGTACTGCCACGTCAAAGTTTGCTAATAAAATACAAATTACACGCCACAAAgtgtatatcattggattcttattcgAAACAAATTGAAGTGGTGTATGTTTGTTGAATATACTAGCAAACACGGCCGTGCGTTGCAGCGGGAGATTCGTTTTCTTGATTTATCGCCCACATCAAATATTGACAACACGAAAAGGAGTTGTACTTTCAGCCAGACCATTGTTACAAAATAGATAATAAATGTATGCATTGTTGGTTTGTAAAATCTGTAGTTTTGAAAATCTGTGAAAATGTTCAAAtatgtgatttttttttcaaaattgatgaacttttctcaaatccgCGAGCACTTGGGCCGGCTCAACAGGCACCCGGCAGGAGCAATGCCGCCGCTTAGTTGGGCCAAGGCCTAAGCATTTTTCTTATCTATTTTTTCTTCACTATTTTCATCAATTTGTTTTCCCCTTTTtaaacttcatttttttaaacctgTTAAAAAATATTTGTCAACCAGAGTTCGCTTGATACTCGAAAGGATTAATATGGAGGCACGATAGTAAGACAAACAAATAAATAAAGTTTGCAATGAAACTATCAAAGTGAGCTGCTATTTTCCCTCTCTCCTTTGAGCCCAACACCCCCACCTAAACTCCCCTAAATTCTAGCCCAAATAGCCCAATAACCCCTCTTCCTATATATAGGCAGGTCACCCCCTTCCATTTGGGGCAAACCCTAGAGAGGAGCGAGACAGCCCCCTCAAATTCTACGCCGCCGTCGCCCATCCACGCGCCGCCACTTGTTTGCCCGCGGCACCCAGCAGCCGCCGCTAGCCTTCTCTTAACTGGTACGTATGAATTCCCGCTTCTTTCGTTGCCAATCGCTACCATACGCCCTCACTACTCGAGTTTTTGGTGTGTTGCAACTGATTAGTGGGGTTGTAATCTGCAGTAAGCGGTGGATCGCCATGGATGGTGATAACCTACCAAGAAGATCAGCTAGGAAGAGGAAGGTAGAATACAATGCTGGAATCCCACCGTCGCAAGTGTTTCGATTCACTTTTTAAATCCCTCTGGATATCTAGTTTGTTTCCAAATCTCTCTAGTTTCCACATCTGCTTTACATGTTGCTACTTTTTCATATAGTGTGTGGGTCTATTCCACAAACATCCTTAAGAACTTATTCTATTCAAAAACCCCTTAAGACGAAAAAAATATGCAGCTCGCTCTAATTTGTACAACGGTTCAAACCCCTTATTCTATGTTTTCGTGTGTTTCAGAATAAGTCAAATGCATCAACACCTACAATGCGCTTGGTCGTTGAATAAAGTTCACTTGGTGTCCGACCATGTGAATTGCATCCAAAAATTGCAGCGAAGACGATAAAAAATAGTGTGCAGCCCTCTCTGTTGACATTTAGTGCGGTTGCCCGTCTGATGCAGTTCACTTCGTCGATTTGTGGACCCGCAAAAAACAGTGTCCGCGTTTCGGTAAATTCAAAACCACTTAAACGTGATAAATTAGAGAAAGTGTTATACATGAAAAAGTTCcgcctcatcgatatctttccaacattATATCATTCACATCGTTTTGTTGAGtggtttgaaaattttcatgaaaatacgctcgctgccactcgtgtGGTGTCGcaccgtttttgaaactgctcttaaccgtaaggaatctcgaagagtgttctacatgaaaaaaaatagcctaatccatagctttccaatggtatatcgcacCCGTTGTTCTGTCAAAGGTTCAAAAAATGGATTGAAAACAATACCAAAATTGTGTGTAGTTTTTTTTGTTGGCATTACGGTTCATTTGCTTTGTGCTGAAGGTTTAGAAGTGCTTGCAGAATAATGTAGACACCACTGTTTATTGATTTTCCATGCTTGAGCATTGTCACTAAGGAACATAGCAAATGGGTAGCTTCACATCCCTTTGGTAGCTTGATGGTAATTACTTTTGCACTAAATTCTGCAAACAACTTGTGATACTCTTATTTGTTTGAAACACAATATTCGTTATTATATGGTTCATACACCTCGTTTTAGTATAATGTCATGCTCGACTTGTAACACACATTCATCCATTTTATTGTTGACCTAGCATTtgtttaaaaatatatatatataatgaacaATCAAGTTTATTACCTATGCCAAATTTTATTTTAGCGACCTTTTTCAGAAGTAATTTTTTGAACTGGCATATTATATATGTTTCAAGAGTACAATTATATAATAACTTATGCATGTTCTATTTCGAATAGGCACGTCGTCTAGATGAGTCTGTTTATGCTCCTGTGCTTAAGAGGATGCCAAATGGCAACACTGTTGAAGGTGGAAGCCGTGCTGATTCTGATACAAATACTGATGGTCTCGCCGATCAGTTTGCTATCATAGACACCGATCATAATAACAAGCATCGTCCCGTATCAGCTGAGCATGGCAATGCGACAACAACCCCTAACACGGCAAGCTCGGCCATTGTGCCTGTACATGTTGTGTTAGATACGTCAGGTCAATCAGCAGGTACATAACCATTTTCTATAGCCAGGTTATTAAGACTTGCATAAACATTTTCACCTCTTAATCGACATGACTTCTGTATCACTGCATGTGAACATGCTATAAAGTATAAACTCTGTATTGTATTCTCATGACTTTGTTATTCTTGTACAAATCTCTAACATTCAGACAAAATTCTACCGTGTATTCATGTAATTTTCACAGTTGCAGCGCCCGGTTCCTCGACAGAACGCACAATATTTCCAGCAAGTGGCGAGCAATTGCAGTCTGCTGGGCCTTCTTCTAAACCGTATACTGCACAAGTTCGTCGAGGCTTTTCACTTCACTCCTGCGTGACTGTATTCTTTGAATTATGCAGAAGTAATATCTCTACGTCATTGTGGGTTCCGGTTCATGGTGTGATGTGTTTGCCTCCATGATTTCTTTGCAGATTACGGATGGGATGCAGGTTACTCCAAACACCACCATTGGAAGGAACGGGGGTTCGCCGTCGACGATGAAGAAGGACGATCGGAGTGCCAATAAGTTTAACGTGGAGCCTCCCAGCAATGGGCAAGTGAAGCGAGCCGGAGAAGTCACATTGAAGATGGACATGAGTTTGCTTAATTGCCGCGTCTGCTCCCGCCCCATCAAGCCCCCTGTCTTCCAGGTGAATTTTCTTTCTACAACAATCGATCAATCTCTTGTTCCATTCACCCTGaggtctgaggatgtcattgtcagTAACCGATACATTTTTGTGCAGTGCAATGCCGGGCATGTAGCTTGCGGCAGATGCCTCGTCGAGCTCCCCGGCGAACAATGCCAGACGtgcgagcacggcggtggctttagcCGCTGCCCCACGATAGATGCT from Triticum aestivum cultivar Chinese Spring chromosome 3B, IWGSC CS RefSeq v2.1, whole genome shotgun sequence includes these protein-coding regions:
- the LOC123064320 gene encoding uncharacterized protein isoform X1 — protein: MDGDNLPRRSARKRKARRLDESVYAPVLKRMPNGNTVEGGSRADSDTNTDGLADQFAIIDTDHNNKHRPVSAEHGNATTTPNTASSAIVPVHVVLDTSGQSAVAAPGSSTERTIFPASGEQLQSAGPSSKPYTAQITDGMQVTPNTTIGRNGGSPSTMKKDDRSANKFNVEPPSNGQVKRAGEVTLKMDMSLLNCRVCSRPIKPPVFQCNAGHVACGRCLVELPGEQCQTCEHGGGFSRCPTIDAVVSSLTVMCGHDGCGSDVPYNELDDHQSACQYAPCFCMEPGCGFFGAPLALLSHMGALHAMPVHKVHYGKVHRFRVLEPGCLLHGQGDDSVFLLAVGAIGMATVVSVVCIRAGVSSWPQYAVKLRANCPPPPSSIEGSILLDMKPVTSSTRPGEVALMELPSFLGVPPTYLVGSGASKEVSLDVHIDRM
- the LOC123064320 gene encoding E3 ubiquitin-protein ligase siah-1-like isoform X2 yields the protein MDGDNLPRRSARKRKARRLDESVYAPVLKRMPNGNTVEGGSRADSDTNTDGLADQFAIIDTDHNNKHRPVSAEHGNATTTPNTASSAIVPVHVVLDTSGQSAAPGSSTERTIFPASGEQLQSAGPSSKPYTAQITDGMQVTPNTTIGRNGGSPSTMKKDDRSANKFNVEPPSNGQVKRAGEVTLKMDMSLLNCRVCSRPIKPPVFQCNAGHVACGRCLVELPGEQCQTCEHGGGFSRCPTIDAVVSSLTVMCGHDGCGSDVPYNELDDHQSACQYAPCFCMEPGCGFFGAPLALLSHMGALHAMPVHKVHYGKVHRFRVLEPGCLLHGQGDDSVFLLAVGAIGMATVVSVVCIRAGVSSWPQYAVKLRANCPPPPSSIEGSILLDMKPVTSSTRPGEVALMELPSFLGVPPTYLVGSGASKEVSLDVHIDRM